One Paraburkholderia kururiensis DNA window includes the following coding sequences:
- a CDS encoding extracellular solute-binding protein produces the protein MGVATQVPAARAADAVTLNIVDVAGDLQLTQKGFEAFKAKYPNMVSNITYTNAPAPQLPGKIKAMQAAGRSDIDLVLTGTDALAAGIEQNLWLKLLPDQASAFPGVLDRYAPGPRKMQDLAQGFGLEVAYMPAGPLIEYNPAKVSNPPKTPDQLLRWCKAHPDRLIYARPANSGPGRTFLMGLPYVLGDKDPMDPIHGWDKTWAFLKQLNDCIPYYPGGTSAVMKELGEGTRDMTVTVTGWDINPRALGIVPADYRVQSFDNMTWVNDAHYMVIPKGVPKEKLDVLFKLMNFMLEPAQQALTWDDGYFYPGPAVKGVTLEQAPAHSQDVLKKYGRPEYPKLIAERPYALPLSAQAMVAAFQKWDREIGAQKTK, from the coding sequence ATGGGCGTGGCCACGCAGGTTCCTGCCGCGCGCGCGGCGGACGCCGTGACGCTCAACATCGTCGACGTGGCGGGCGACCTCCAGCTCACGCAAAAGGGCTTCGAGGCGTTCAAGGCGAAGTACCCGAACATGGTGTCGAACATCACGTACACCAACGCGCCGGCGCCGCAACTGCCGGGCAAGATCAAGGCGATGCAGGCGGCCGGCCGTTCCGACATCGATCTCGTGCTCACCGGCACAGACGCTCTGGCGGCCGGCATCGAACAGAACCTCTGGCTCAAGCTCCTGCCCGACCAGGCGTCGGCGTTCCCCGGCGTGCTGGACCGCTACGCGCCGGGCCCCCGCAAGATGCAGGATCTCGCGCAGGGCTTCGGGCTCGAAGTCGCGTACATGCCCGCAGGGCCGCTCATCGAGTACAACCCCGCGAAGGTCAGCAATCCGCCGAAGACGCCCGACCAACTGCTGCGTTGGTGCAAGGCGCATCCCGACCGCCTGATCTACGCGCGTCCGGCCAATTCGGGACCGGGTCGCACCTTCCTGATGGGCCTGCCCTACGTGCTGGGCGACAAGGACCCCATGGACCCGATCCACGGCTGGGACAAGACGTGGGCCTTCCTCAAGCAGCTCAACGACTGCATTCCGTACTACCCGGGCGGTACGTCGGCGGTGATGAAGGAACTGGGCGAAGGCACGCGCGACATGACCGTGACCGTGACGGGCTGGGACATCAATCCGCGTGCGCTCGGCATCGTGCCGGCCGACTATCGCGTGCAGTCCTTCGACAACATGACGTGGGTGAACGACGCGCACTACATGGTCATTCCGAAGGGCGTGCCGAAGGAAAAGCTCGACGTGCTCTTCAAGCTGATGAACTTCATGCTCGAGCCCGCGCAGCAGGCGCTGACCTGGGACGACGGCTACTTCTATCCCGGTCCCGCTGTGAAGGGCGTAACGCTCGAACAGGCGCCGGCGCACAGCCAGGACGTGCTCAAGAAGTACGGCCGGCCCGAGTATCCGAAGCTGATTGCCGAGCGTCCGTACGCACTGCCGCTCTCCGCGCAGGCCATGGTGGCCGCGTTCCAGAAGTGGGACCGCGAGATCGGCGCACAGAAGACCAAGTAG
- a CDS encoding SMP-30/gluconolactonase/LRE family protein has protein sequence MTDLTSRRYPDPAIRVLDPRFTALRLASASVECLYQGARWSEGPVWFGDGRYLLWSDIPNNRILRWDEETGAVSAFRQPSNNANGNTRDREGRLVTCEHLTRRVTRTEYDGTLTVIADRYRGKRFNSPNDIVVKSDGSIWFTDPTFGIDGFYEGEKQPSELPACVYRVDPQSAEVTVVIDDVLGPNGLAFSPDESILYVVESRSEPRKIRAFDVGRDGRTLSNNRVVIDAGAGTPDGFRVDIHGNLWCGWGMGTDELDGVRVFTPQGEAIGHIALPERCANVCFGGRHRNRLFMAASHGLYALYVNTQGVKGG, from the coding sequence ATGACCGACCTCACCAGCCGCCGCTATCCCGACCCCGCCATCCGCGTGCTCGATCCGCGCTTCACGGCCTTGCGGCTTGCGTCGGCGTCGGTGGAGTGCCTTTATCAGGGCGCGCGGTGGTCCGAAGGTCCGGTCTGGTTCGGCGACGGCCGCTATCTGCTGTGGAGCGACATTCCGAACAACCGCATCCTGCGTTGGGACGAGGAAACGGGCGCCGTGAGCGCCTTTCGCCAGCCGTCGAACAACGCGAACGGCAACACGCGCGACCGCGAAGGCCGGCTCGTGACCTGCGAACACCTCACGCGCCGCGTCACGCGCACGGAGTACGACGGCACCCTCACCGTGATCGCGGACCGCTATCGCGGCAAGCGCTTCAATTCACCGAACGACATCGTCGTGAAGTCCGACGGGTCGATCTGGTTCACGGACCCCACCTTCGGCATCGACGGCTTTTACGAGGGCGAGAAGCAGCCGTCGGAACTGCCTGCATGCGTCTATCGCGTCGATCCGCAGTCGGCCGAGGTAACCGTCGTGATCGACGACGTGCTCGGCCCGAACGGTCTCGCCTTTTCGCCCGACGAGTCGATTCTTTATGTGGTCGAGTCGCGTTCCGAGCCGCGCAAGATTCGCGCGTTCGACGTGGGCCGCGACGGCCGCACGCTCTCGAACAATCGTGTGGTGATCGACGCCGGCGCCGGCACGCCCGACGGCTTTCGCGTGGATATCCACGGCAATCTCTGGTGCGGCTGGGGCATGGGCACCGACGAACTCGACGGCGTGCGTGTGTTCACGCCGCAGGGCGAGGCCATCGGCCATATCGCGCTGCCTGAGCGCTGCGCGAACGTCTGCTTTGGCGGGCGCCACCGCAATCGTCTTTTCATGGCGGCAAGCCACGGCCTTTACGCGCTTTACGTGAACACACAGGGCGTGAAGGGCGGTTGA
- a CDS encoding aldehyde dehydrogenase (NADP(+)) — MQITGEMLIGASAVRGTKGTLRAFDPARNAEIEPTFGAGSVTEVERACELAAQAFDAYRSAPLETRARFLEAIAENILALGDTLIERAQAESALPRARLEGERGRTVGQLKLFASLVREGRWLTATLDSAMPDRKPLPRSDLRMQKIPVGPVAVFGASNFPLAFSVAGGDTASAFAAGCPVVVKAHPAHLGTSELVGRAIQKAVADCGLHEGTFSLVIGAGNEIGEALVAHPAIKSVGFTGSRRGGLALADIASKRREPIPVFAEMSSINPVFVMPGALAARADSIANGFVESVTLGVGQFCTNPGLVIVLNGPHTQGFIDAAAQALAKKGAQTMLTAGIAAAYREGVAQRAETSGVKSVAQGTPSDASCSALPALFTTTAAQFLATHALEDEIFGPTSLIVTCADVGEMMKVAEQIEGQLTATLQIEPDDYELVRGLLPTLERKVGRILANGYPTGVEVCYAMVHGGPFPATSDPRATSVGATAIDRFLRPVCYQDLPAELLPEAVQDGNPLKLWRLRDGQLGRD, encoded by the coding sequence ATGCAGATTACCGGAGAGATGCTGATCGGCGCGAGCGCCGTACGAGGTACGAAGGGCACGTTGCGCGCCTTCGACCCCGCGCGCAATGCCGAGATCGAGCCGACGTTCGGCGCGGGCAGCGTTACTGAGGTGGAGCGCGCGTGTGAGCTGGCCGCGCAGGCCTTCGACGCGTATCGCAGCGCGCCGCTCGAAACGCGGGCGCGTTTTCTGGAAGCCATTGCCGAGAACATCCTCGCGCTCGGCGACACGTTGATCGAGCGCGCCCAGGCCGAGTCGGCCTTGCCGCGGGCCCGTCTGGAAGGCGAGCGCGGGCGCACGGTGGGGCAGTTGAAGCTCTTTGCGTCGCTCGTGCGCGAAGGCCGCTGGCTCACGGCCACGTTGGATTCGGCGATGCCCGATCGCAAGCCGTTGCCGCGCTCGGACCTGCGCATGCAGAAGATTCCCGTCGGTCCGGTTGCGGTGTTCGGCGCCAGCAACTTCCCGCTTGCGTTTTCGGTGGCGGGCGGCGACACGGCGTCCGCGTTCGCGGCCGGCTGCCCGGTGGTCGTGAAGGCGCACCCGGCGCACCTCGGCACGTCCGAACTGGTGGGCCGCGCGATCCAGAAGGCCGTAGCGGACTGCGGTCTGCATGAAGGCACGTTCTCGCTCGTGATCGGCGCCGGCAACGAGATCGGCGAAGCGCTGGTCGCGCATCCCGCCATCAAGTCAGTGGGCTTCACGGGTTCGCGCCGCGGCGGTCTGGCGCTGGCCGACATCGCGTCGAAGCGTCGCGAACCGATCCCCGTCTTCGCGGAAATGAGCAGCATCAACCCGGTGTTCGTGATGCCGGGCGCACTGGCCGCGCGCGCCGATTCGATCGCGAACGGCTTCGTGGAATCGGTCACGCTGGGCGTCGGCCAGTTCTGCACGAATCCGGGCCTCGTCATCGTGCTCAACGGACCGCATACCCAGGGCTTCATCGACGCCGCCGCTCAGGCGCTTGCGAAGAAGGGCGCGCAGACCATGCTGACTGCGGGCATTGCAGCCGCGTACCGCGAAGGCGTCGCGCAGCGCGCCGAAACGAGCGGCGTGAAGAGCGTGGCGCAAGGCACGCCGAGCGACGCGTCGTGCTCCGCGCTGCCCGCGCTGTTCACCACCACGGCGGCCCAGTTCCTCGCCACGCACGCGCTGGAAGACGAGATCTTCGGGCCGACTTCGCTGATCGTGACGTGCGCCGACGTGGGCGAAATGATGAAGGTGGCCGAGCAGATCGAAGGCCAGCTCACGGCCACGCTGCAGATCGAACCGGACGACTACGAACTCGTGCGTGGCCTGCTGCCCACGCTGGAGCGCAAGGTGGGCCGCATCCTGGCGAACGGGTACCCGACCGGCGTCGAGGTGTGCTACGCGATGGTTCACGGCGGACCATTCCCCGCAACGAGCGACCCGCGCGCCACGTCGGTGGGTGCGACCGCGATCGATCGCTTCCTGCGCCCGGTCTGCTATCAGGACCTGCCGGCCGAGCTGCTGCCCGAAGCGGTGCAGGACGGCAATCCGCTGAAGCTCTGGCGTTTGCGCGACGGTCAGCTGGGACGCGACTGA
- a CDS encoding dihydrodipicolinate synthase family protein — protein sequence MNVSPIVESEFAATVMAVPPLARRSDYTLDEAQNLKLIRHIEAGGVRTLLYGGNANLYHVPVSEYRELLDMLATSAGDATRVIPAIGPDYGKMLDQARILSQTPYRTAMVLPLGGFTTPEGVETGLARIADIAGIPLTLYVKSEDYVDVDTLARLVDRGTLIAVKYAIVRDDPADDPWLRRLLQSVNRAKVISGMGERPALVHVRDFGLASWTTGSGCIAPRAVMALLRAAQQNGLGEAAGIYDAFMPLETLRDEISLIRVLHDAVTFSGIADMGAMLPLLSSTPASDHANIQAAAQALLAFEQEQGWMHPGQSRAC from the coding sequence ATGAACGTCTCTCCGATCGTCGAAAGCGAATTCGCCGCCACGGTGATGGCCGTGCCGCCGCTGGCGCGTCGCAGCGACTACACGCTCGACGAGGCGCAGAACCTCAAGCTGATCCGGCACATCGAGGCAGGCGGCGTGCGCACGCTGCTGTACGGGGGCAATGCGAACCTGTACCACGTGCCGGTGAGCGAGTATCGCGAGTTGCTAGACATGCTGGCGACGAGTGCCGGCGATGCCACCCGCGTGATTCCGGCCATCGGGCCCGACTACGGCAAGATGCTCGACCAGGCGCGCATTCTCTCGCAGACGCCATACCGTACCGCGATGGTGTTGCCGCTCGGCGGTTTCACCACGCCGGAAGGCGTCGAGACAGGGCTCGCGCGCATTGCCGACATTGCCGGTATTCCGCTCACGCTGTACGTGAAGAGCGAAGACTATGTGGACGTCGACACGCTCGCGCGGCTCGTCGACAGGGGCACATTGATTGCGGTGAAGTACGCGATCGTGCGCGACGATCCGGCCGACGACCCCTGGCTGCGCCGTCTGCTGCAAAGCGTGAATCGGGCGAAGGTGATTTCGGGTATGGGCGAGCGGCCCGCGCTCGTGCATGTCCGCGATTTCGGTCTTGCCTCATGGACGACGGGTTCGGGCTGCATCGCGCCGCGCGCCGTCATGGCCTTGCTGCGCGCCGCGCAGCAAAACGGGCTGGGCGAGGCCGCGGGAATCTACGATGCGTTCATGCCGCTGGAAACGCTGCGCGACGAGATTTCGTTGATCCGCGTGCTTCACGATGCTGTCACGTTCTCAGGCATTGCCGACATGGGCGCCATGTTGCCGTTGCTGAGTTCGACGCCGGCGTCGGATCATGCGAATATCCAGGCGGCGGCGCAGGCGTTGCTTGCGTTCGAGCAGGAGCAGGGCTGGATGCACCCGGGCCAATCCCGGGCCTGCTGA
- a CDS encoding acyl-homoserine-lactone synthase, whose product MQATIRIGLRQEFDNEHINEMYRLRARVFRDRMGWDIPTIAGMEIDGYDALGPHYMLIQEPAGEVRGCWRLMPTEGPNMLRDTFPQLLAGKAAPAGRTIWELSRFAIEAGGDQSFGFADVTMHAIHALVTFADRMGITRYVTVTTTPIERLLRRTGIELARLGPPMRIGTENAIALDIAVSPQTRVALFGPMAAAA is encoded by the coding sequence ATGCAAGCAACAATCCGGATCGGTTTGCGGCAGGAATTCGATAACGAACATATCAACGAAATGTACCGGCTCAGGGCCCGCGTATTCCGCGACCGCATGGGCTGGGATATTCCCACCATTGCAGGCATGGAGATCGACGGCTACGACGCGCTCGGGCCGCATTACATGCTGATTCAGGAGCCGGCGGGCGAGGTGCGGGGATGCTGGCGGCTGATGCCCACCGAAGGGCCGAACATGCTGCGCGACACCTTCCCGCAATTGCTGGCGGGCAAGGCTGCGCCCGCTGGACGGACCATCTGGGAGCTGAGCCGCTTTGCCATCGAAGCGGGCGGGGACCAATCGTTCGGTTTTGCCGACGTAACCATGCACGCCATCCACGCGCTCGTGACCTTCGCGGACCGCATGGGCATTACGCGTTACGTCACGGTGACGACGACGCCCATCGAGCGTCTGCTGCGCCGCACCGGCATCGAGTTGGCGCGGCTCGGGCCGCCCATGCGCATCGGCACGGAAAACGCCATTGCGCTCGATATCGCGGTGAGCCCGCAAACCCGCGTGGCGCTGTTCGGACCGATGGCAGCGGCTGCATGA
- a CDS encoding MFS transporter produces the protein MLGIGLVNMLVALDQTVVSTALPSIVAELHGFEYYAWIASAYLLASVVTVPVFGRLGDYFGRKRFVLAAVIVFTLASVLCGLATSMPFLAIARGLQGVGGGMMVGTAFASIPDLFPDPRARVRWQVVMAAAYGIGTAAGPSLGGWLSEHFGWRSTFFVNLPVGVLAFYFIWAHLPSYRRERTGEVRIDWGGAALVALVLGCFQVFIEAVPKDGFTTGNLILAAVVVGGTAALLACERRATHPIIPLDLFRDAQIVTLFMLSTLSGFVMFSLIFFAPLLLQGGFGLSPQQAGLLATPIAACIAIGSLINTRIVIHLPKPTLILSIGFALLVAASAGLALATQSTPHLWLEVAMSAVGIGLGFILNNLNVFGQEIAGRERFGITTALLQSTRMVGGMLGTSIVATIVNRHYASGVEDALQVLGKPAAARWQPELGDPRILIDEGLRDSLLNQLRAAGLDGPALMEAVRHILVQSIHIGVVLTGCAAFAAVLIVRRISHITFRRAPRAG, from the coding sequence ATGCTGGGCATCGGTCTCGTCAACATGCTGGTCGCGCTCGACCAGACCGTGGTGAGTACCGCGCTGCCGTCCATCGTCGCGGAGCTGCACGGCTTCGAGTACTACGCGTGGATCGCGAGCGCCTATCTGCTGGCCTCTGTCGTGACCGTGCCGGTGTTCGGTCGGCTGGGCGACTACTTTGGCCGCAAGCGCTTCGTGCTTGCCGCAGTGATCGTGTTCACGTTGGCTTCCGTGCTGTGCGGCCTTGCCACCAGCATGCCGTTCCTCGCCATCGCGCGCGGGCTGCAAGGCGTGGGCGGCGGCATGATGGTGGGCACCGCTTTCGCTTCCATTCCCGATCTGTTTCCGGACCCGCGTGCCCGTGTGCGCTGGCAGGTCGTCATGGCGGCGGCGTACGGCATCGGCACGGCGGCGGGGCCGTCGCTCGGGGGCTGGCTGAGCGAGCATTTCGGCTGGCGGTCCACGTTCTTCGTCAACCTGCCGGTGGGCGTGCTCGCGTTCTACTTCATCTGGGCGCATCTGCCGTCTTACCGACGCGAACGCACGGGCGAGGTGCGCATCGACTGGGGCGGCGCGGCGCTGGTGGCGCTGGTGCTCGGCTGCTTTCAGGTGTTCATCGAGGCGGTGCCGAAGGACGGCTTTACCACGGGTAACCTGATTCTCGCGGCCGTGGTCGTGGGCGGGACAGCGGCACTGCTGGCGTGCGAGCGGCGTGCGACACATCCCATCATCCCGCTCGACCTCTTTCGCGACGCGCAGATCGTGACGCTCTTCATGCTCTCCACGCTTTCGGGCTTCGTGATGTTCTCGCTGATCTTCTTCGCGCCGCTGCTGCTGCAAGGCGGCTTCGGGCTGTCGCCCCAGCAGGCGGGCCTCCTCGCTACGCCGATTGCCGCGTGTATCGCCATTGGCAGCCTCATCAACACGCGCATCGTGATTCATTTGCCGAAGCCCACGCTGATTCTCTCGATCGGCTTTGCGTTGCTTGTCGCGGCCTCCGCGGGTCTCGCGCTCGCGACGCAGTCCACGCCGCATCTGTGGCTCGAGGTGGCGATGTCGGCCGTGGGCATCGGCTTGGGTTTCATCCTCAACAACCTCAACGTCTTCGGCCAGGAGATTGCCGGACGGGAGCGTTTCGGCATCACCACGGCGCTGCTGCAATCCACGCGCATGGTGGGCGGCATGCTGGGCACGAGCATTGTGGCGACCATCGTGAACCGGCATTACGCCTCGGGCGTGGAGGACGCGCTGCAGGTGCTCGGCAAGCCGGCGGCGGCGCGCTGGCAGCCGGAGTTGGGCGATCCGCGAATCCTCATCGACGAAGGGCTGCGCGACAGTCTGCTGAACCAGCTGCGGGCCGCCGGACTGGACGGTCCCGCGCTCATGGAGGCCGTCAGGCACATCCTCGTGCAGTCGATTCACATTGGTGTGGTGTTGACCGGCTGCGCCGCGTTCGCGGCCGTGCTGATCGTGCGCCGCATTTCGCACATCACGTTCCGGCGCGCTCCGCGAGCCGGCTGA
- a CDS encoding FadR/GntR family transcriptional regulator has translation MASERKATGLPEQIYTDILNRILEGEYKEGDRLPTEHALAERFETSRPTVREALARLRADGIVVTRHGSGTTVARRPDPDVRRFAPLETLSDIRRCYEFRVVTEAGAAALAAQQAEPEDIEAIQQAWDDLERVVQTQGIGAKDDFTFHLAVARASRNQFFITVMSFIEEQIVFSMNLSRNLSLVKTIERQRMVQAEHLAVLEAIRRHDAAGAADAMRRHLENARDRMFGS, from the coding sequence ATGGCGAGCGAACGTAAGGCGACCGGTCTGCCGGAACAGATCTACACGGACATTCTCAACCGCATTCTCGAAGGCGAGTACAAGGAGGGCGACCGGCTGCCCACCGAGCACGCCCTCGCGGAGCGTTTCGAGACGTCGCGGCCCACGGTGCGCGAGGCGCTGGCCCGGCTGCGCGCGGACGGCATCGTGGTGACGCGGCACGGTTCTGGAACGACGGTTGCGCGTCGGCCCGATCCCGACGTGCGTCGCTTTGCGCCGCTCGAAACTCTCTCGGACATTCGCCGCTGCTACGAATTCCGCGTGGTGACCGAGGCTGGCGCCGCCGCGCTCGCCGCGCAGCAGGCTGAGCCCGAAGACATCGAGGCCATCCAGCAGGCGTGGGACGATCTCGAGCGTGTGGTGCAAACGCAGGGCATCGGTGCGAAAGACGACTTTACGTTCCATCTCGCCGTGGCCCGCGCGTCTCGAAACCAGTTTTTTATTACGGTAATGTCCTTCATCGAAGAACAGATCGTGTTCAGCATGAATCTGTCGCGCAACCTTTCGCTGGTGAAGACGATCGAGCGTCAGCGCATGGTTCAGGCCGAGCATCTCGCGGTGCTGGAGGCCATTCGCCGTCACGACGCGGCGGGCGCGGCCGACGCCATGCGTCGCCATCTGGAGAACGCACGAGACCGGATGTTCGGTTCGTGA